A single region of the Streptomyces sp. NBC_00425 genome encodes:
- a CDS encoding glutathione S-transferase family protein: MSDGGGDGGGDGNSAYGHTAFRRARSHFTDRITADGRDGRPVAADRYRLVVSRACPWASRAVISRRLLGLEGALSMAITDPVQDDRSWRFGLDPGGRDPVLGIRYLAEAYDRREPGHPGGVSVPAIVDVPSGEVVTNDYQQLTLDLATEWTALHRPGAPDLYPERLRDEIDAVMADVYEDVNNGVYRAGFADSQDAYDEACTGVFRRLELLTPRLARQRYLVGDTLTEADIRLFTTLVRFDAVYHGHFKCNRWKLTENRVLWAYARDLFQTPGFGDTVDFDHIKRHYYQVHTGINPTRIVPLGPDLAGWHSPHRREELGGRPFGDGTPPGPVPAGEEVPAAGRARRPSPVTEKE, from the coding sequence ATGAGCGACGGGGGCGGCGACGGGGGCGGCGACGGCAACAGCGCCTACGGGCACACGGCCTTCAGGCGCGCCAGGAGTCACTTCACCGACCGGATCACCGCGGACGGCCGGGACGGCCGGCCCGTCGCCGCGGACCGCTACCGGCTGGTGGTCAGCCGCGCCTGCCCCTGGGCGAGCCGGGCCGTGATCTCCCGGCGGCTCCTCGGCCTGGAGGGCGCGCTGTCGATGGCGATCACCGATCCGGTCCAGGACGACCGCAGCTGGCGGTTCGGCCTCGACCCCGGCGGCCGCGATCCCGTCCTCGGCATCCGGTACCTCGCCGAGGCGTACGACCGGCGGGAGCCCGGTCACCCGGGCGGGGTCAGTGTGCCCGCGATCGTCGACGTGCCGAGCGGGGAAGTGGTGACGAACGACTACCAGCAGCTCACCCTCGACCTCGCCACCGAGTGGACGGCCCTGCACCGCCCCGGCGCGCCGGACCTCTACCCGGAGCGGCTGCGCGACGAGATCGACGCGGTCATGGCCGACGTGTACGAGGACGTCAACAACGGGGTGTACCGGGCGGGGTTCGCCGACAGCCAGGACGCGTACGACGAGGCGTGTACGGGAGTCTTCCGACGCCTGGAGCTGCTCACGCCGCGACTGGCACGGCAGCGGTACCTGGTGGGCGACACCCTCACCGAGGCGGACATCAGGCTGTTCACCACACTGGTGCGTTTCGACGCCGTCTATCACGGTCACTTCAAGTGCAACCGCTGGAAGCTGACGGAAAATCGGGTGTTGTGGGCCTACGCCCGCGACCTCTTCCAGACGCCCGGCTTCGGCGACACCGTCGACTTCGACCACATCAAGCGGCACTACTACCAGGTGCACACCGGCATCAACCCGACGAGGATCGTGCCCCTCGGCCCGGACCTGGCCGGCTGGCACTCCCCGCACCGCCGGGAGGAGCTCGGCGGCCGTCCGTTCGGCGACGGCACACCGCCCGGCCCGGTGCCGGCCGGTGAAGAGGTTCCGGCAGCCGGCCGGGCCCGCCGTCCCTCCCCCGTGACAGAGAAGGAGTGA
- a CDS encoding DUF4235 domain-containing protein — protein MAKKRKLPLVYQPVGFALGWASGALAGLAFRKAWKAIRHEDDAPDALDRDRGWGEVLLAAAVQGAIFAAARSAADRTGAKAIERSTGVWPAKEKGGRD, from the coding sequence ATGGCCAAGAAGAGGAAACTCCCCCTCGTCTACCAGCCCGTCGGATTCGCGCTGGGCTGGGCGAGCGGCGCCCTGGCGGGGCTCGCGTTCCGCAAGGCGTGGAAGGCGATCCGGCACGAGGACGACGCACCGGACGCGCTCGACCGGGACCGCGGCTGGGGCGAGGTCCTGCTGGCCGCGGCGGTGCAGGGCGCGATCTTCGCGGCCGCCCGCAGCGCCGCCGACCGCACCGGCGCCAAGGCGATCGAACGCTCCACCGGCGTCTGGCCCGCCAAGGAGAAGGGCGGCCGCGACTGA
- a CDS encoding VOC family protein, whose protein sequence is MALVKAGVVVLDCAEPEKLAEFYKGLLDAEETDRTANRVEIRSDDGTRLAFRRDVNATPPSWPRPENSLQAHLDFLVDDLDEVERRVVGLGGRPLETKGAPGPHEERGYADPAGHSFTLRLTPSPAPKQG, encoded by the coding sequence ATGGCACTGGTGAAAGCGGGCGTCGTGGTGCTCGACTGTGCCGAGCCCGAGAAGCTCGCCGAGTTCTACAAGGGGCTGCTGGACGCCGAGGAGACCGACCGGACCGCGAACCGCGTCGAGATCAGGAGCGACGACGGCACTCGCCTGGCCTTCCGGCGCGACGTGAACGCGACCCCGCCGAGCTGGCCCCGCCCAGAGAACTCCCTCCAGGCCCACCTGGACTTCCTGGTCGACGACCTCGACGAGGTGGAACGCAGGGTGGTCGGCCTGGGCGGCCGCCCCCTGGAGACCAAGGGCGCCCCGGGCCCCCACGAGGAACGGGGCTACGCCGATCCGGCGGGCCACTCCTTCACGCTCCGGCTGACGCCTTCGCCCGCCCCGAAACAGGGCTGA
- a CDS encoding DUF1304 domain-containing protein, which translates to MEILANVLVALVAALHLYILVMEMFLWQKKPGLSFHGFDPEMAKKTAAMAANQGLYNGFLAAGLVWGLIAADPTGFRAQVFFLSCVIVAGVYGALTANRRILFAQALPGAVALVAVLVAQ; encoded by the coding sequence ATGGAAATCCTGGCGAACGTTCTGGTCGCGCTGGTGGCCGCGCTGCATCTCTACATCCTGGTGATGGAGATGTTCCTGTGGCAGAAGAAGCCGGGTCTGTCGTTCCACGGCTTCGACCCCGAGATGGCGAAGAAGACCGCCGCGATGGCCGCCAACCAGGGGCTCTACAACGGCTTCCTCGCGGCGGGCCTGGTGTGGGGGCTGATCGCGGCCGACCCCACCGGCTTCCGCGCCCAGGTGTTCTTCCTGTCCTGCGTGATCGTCGCGGGCGTGTACGGCGCGCTCACCGCGAACCGCCGGATCCTGTTCGCGCAGGCTCTGCCCGGCGCCGTCGCCCTGGTCGCCGTCCTCGTCGCACAGTGA
- a CDS encoding TetR/AcrR family transcriptional regulator: MTRQEPEDPRAARTRARLRSALLDECAERPLEEVGVAALVRRAGVGRATFYVHYPDLEALAVDACADVVREAVEALHAWQGRPDPVRAPAALAGFFESLTPHGTLYRTLLTPGGGGPLGRVLHRDLRAYSLRERQRAGAADAPLVASAVAATFAGVLADWLHGDLDGSPAEIADQVWQLLVALHASR, encoded by the coding sequence GTGACCCGTCAGGAGCCCGAGGACCCGCGGGCGGCCCGCACGCGTGCGCGGCTGCGCTCGGCGCTCCTCGATGAGTGCGCCGAGCGGCCGCTGGAGGAGGTGGGAGTGGCCGCGCTGGTACGGCGGGCGGGCGTCGGCCGGGCCACTTTCTATGTGCACTATCCCGACCTGGAGGCCCTCGCCGTCGACGCCTGCGCCGACGTCGTACGGGAGGCCGTGGAGGCGTTGCACGCCTGGCAGGGGCGCCCCGACCCGGTGCGGGCCCCGGCCGCGCTGGCGGGGTTCTTCGAGTCGCTGACCCCGCACGGCACGCTCTACCGCACGCTGCTGACGCCGGGCGGCGGCGGGCCGCTCGGCCGGGTGCTCCACCGCGATCTGCGCGCCTACAGCCTGCGGGAGCGGCAGCGGGCGGGCGCGGCGGACGCGCCGCTGGTCGCCTCGGCCGTCGCCGCGACCTTCGCCGGCGTCCTGGCGGACTGGCTGCACGGCGACCTGGACGGCTCGCCCGCCGAGATCGCCGACCAGGTGTGGCAGTTGCTGGTCGCGCTGCACGCGAGCCGCTGA
- a CDS encoding GlxA family transcriptional regulator produces the protein MTPAARTRTSLDGVYPFELGIPSRVFGAADGHYEVLTCTVDGHPVHTKADFTVGVEHGPELLETADTVVIAPVAPDRMADHLSDGVAAALARIRPEARLVSICTAAFVLAAAGLLDGRRATTHWSVAEEFRRRYPHVELDPDVLFVDEDRVLTSAGAACGVDVCLHLVRKDHGSELANKVARRCVVPPFRDGGQARYVEQSVPEAGAASTADTRAWALRRLGEPLTLAELAAHARMSLRTFARRFHDETGLSPGRWLIQQRVAHARHLLEAGDLSVDQIAGRVGFATGASPRQHLHASIGVSPQAYRRTFQTTPR, from the coding sequence TTGACGCCCGCGGCGCGTACCCGCACCAGTCTCGACGGCGTCTACCCGTTCGAACTCGGCATCCCGAGCCGGGTGTTCGGCGCGGCCGACGGCCACTACGAGGTGCTGACCTGCACGGTCGACGGGCATCCGGTGCACACCAAGGCGGACTTCACGGTCGGCGTCGAGCACGGTCCCGAGCTGCTGGAGACGGCCGACACGGTGGTCATCGCCCCGGTGGCCCCCGACCGGATGGCCGACCACCTGTCCGACGGGGTCGCCGCGGCGCTCGCCCGGATCCGTCCCGAGGCGCGCCTCGTCTCCATCTGCACCGCCGCGTTCGTGCTCGCCGCCGCGGGCCTGCTCGACGGCCGCCGGGCCACCACCCACTGGAGTGTCGCGGAGGAGTTCCGCCGCAGGTACCCGCACGTCGAGCTCGACCCGGACGTCCTGTTCGTCGACGAGGACCGTGTGCTGACCTCGGCGGGAGCGGCCTGCGGCGTCGACGTCTGCCTGCATCTCGTCCGCAAGGACCACGGCAGCGAACTCGCCAACAAGGTGGCCCGCCGGTGCGTCGTCCCGCCCTTCCGGGACGGCGGCCAGGCCCGGTACGTCGAACAGTCGGTTCCCGAGGCCGGCGCGGCGAGCACCGCGGACACCCGCGCGTGGGCCCTGCGGCGGCTCGGCGAGCCGCTCACCCTGGCCGAGCTCGCCGCACACGCCAGGATGAGCCTGCGCACCTTCGCCCGCCGCTTCCACGACGAGACGGGGCTCAGTCCCGGCCGCTGGCTGATCCAGCAGCGCGTCGCGCACGCCCGGCATCTGCTGGAGGCCGGCGACCTCTCCGTGGACCAGATCGCCGGCCGCGTCGGCTTCGCCACGGGCGCCTCGCCGCGTCAGCATCTGCACGCGTCCATCGGCGTCTCTCCGCAGGCGTATCGCAGGACGTTCCAGACGACGCCTCGCTGA
- a CDS encoding NAD(P)-dependent alcohol dehydrogenase: MTITTRAAVVESAGAPFTLSEVVLEDPAPHEAVVRLVAAGLCHTDLGVAGGGLPFPLPGVLGHEGAGVVEAVGAAVTAVAPGDHVVLSFTSCGDCRNCHGGHPAYCASWLPLNLLGGRRADGTGTISRDGEPLGGHFFGQSSFAERALVDERSLVKVDPDVPLASIAPLGCGVQTGVGAVWNVLEPATGSTVVVLGAGAVGLSAVMAAALTPATTIVAVDRVAERLDLARELGATHTVDAGRDDLGDALVEITGGRGADGIVETTGSTAVLRRGVDALAARGTLVVVGAPPFGSEVALDVNGLLGGKRVVGLTLGDSETQSFIPALVELVKAGRLPLDRLIGTYAFADIDRAVQDMTSGKTIKPVLTF, from the coding sequence ATGACCATCACCACACGCGCCGCCGTCGTCGAGTCCGCCGGAGCGCCCTTCACCCTCTCCGAGGTCGTCCTCGAGGACCCCGCGCCGCACGAGGCGGTCGTCCGGCTGGTGGCGGCCGGGCTGTGCCACACCGACCTCGGGGTGGCGGGCGGCGGACTGCCCTTCCCGCTGCCCGGGGTCCTCGGTCACGAGGGCGCGGGGGTCGTCGAGGCGGTCGGTGCGGCCGTCACGGCCGTGGCCCCCGGCGACCACGTCGTGCTGTCCTTCACCTCCTGCGGGGACTGCCGCAACTGTCACGGCGGCCACCCCGCCTACTGCGCCTCGTGGCTGCCGCTGAACCTCCTCGGCGGCCGCCGCGCGGACGGCACCGGCACGATCAGCCGGGACGGCGAGCCGCTCGGCGGCCACTTCTTCGGCCAGTCCTCGTTCGCAGAGCGGGCGCTGGTCGACGAGCGCAGCCTCGTCAAGGTCGACCCCGACGTGCCGCTGGCGTCGATCGCCCCGCTGGGCTGCGGCGTCCAGACGGGGGTCGGCGCCGTCTGGAACGTGCTCGAGCCCGCGACGGGCAGCACCGTCGTCGTCCTCGGGGCCGGAGCCGTCGGCCTGTCGGCGGTCATGGCGGCCGCCCTCACCCCGGCCACCACGATCGTCGCGGTCGACCGGGTCGCCGAACGCCTGGACCTGGCAAGGGAGTTGGGTGCCACACATACCGTCGACGCCGGCCGGGACGACCTCGGCGACGCCCTCGTGGAGATCACCGGCGGGCGGGGCGCCGACGGCATCGTGGAGACCACGGGCAGCACGGCCGTACTGCGCCGGGGCGTCGACGCGCTCGCCGCCCGCGGCACCCTGGTGGTGGTCGGCGCGCCGCCCTTCGGCAGCGAAGTCGCCCTGGATGTGAACGGGTTGCTGGGCGGCAAGCGGGTCGTGGGCCTCACCCTCGGCGACAGCGAGACGCAGAGCTTCATTCCGGCCCTGGTCGAACTGGTCAAGGCGGGGCGGCTGCCGCTGGACCGTCTGATCGGCACGTACGCGTTCGCGGACATCGACCGGGCGGTCCAGGACATGACCTCGGGCAAGACGATCAAGCCCGTCCTGACGTTCTGA
- a CDS encoding aldehyde dehydrogenase family protein — translation MTTFETGPGRLFIGGQWREAADGARTEVVDPSRGAVVTTVAEAGPVDVDAAVGAAREAFDAGQWSGLSGRERGRVLLRVAELIRAEADAIARLESLDVGKPITLAHAVDVTNAANDYEYFATLAFALDGANRDTPMNALAYTRRGPLGVVAAITPFNFPLILAGSKIAPALAAGNTVVHKPADETPLSALYMADLFQRAGVPDGVVNVVTGSGPVAGEALLRHPGVDKIAFTGSTAVGRHAASIAGENLKPVTMELGGNAAHLVFEDADLEKAVGAVIKGFVFNTGQFCMGGPRLLVARPVYSTLLNILAEAVPGVPVGDPRRPETVVGPMAGEKHLCKVEEYVDLARKEGARIVCGGERLDLDGGYYYRPTVIADLANDSRVVQEEIFGPVLTVQPFDDEDEAVALANSTPYGLAAGVQTGNLARAHRVADRLQAGIVWVNDWAMLDPAVPFGGVKDSGFGREYGPEALQSYTKVKSVVVSLD, via the coding sequence ATGACCACCTTCGAGACCGGCCCCGGTCGACTGTTCATCGGGGGACAGTGGCGCGAGGCCGCGGACGGAGCCCGGACCGAGGTGGTCGACCCCTCCCGGGGTGCGGTCGTCACCACCGTCGCGGAGGCCGGCCCCGTCGACGTGGATGCCGCCGTAGGGGCCGCACGGGAGGCCTTCGACGCCGGGCAGTGGTCCGGCCTCAGCGGCAGGGAGCGCGGCCGCGTCCTGCTCCGGGTGGCGGAACTGATCCGCGCCGAGGCCGACGCGATCGCCCGGCTGGAGAGCCTCGACGTCGGCAAGCCGATCACCCTGGCGCACGCCGTCGACGTCACCAACGCGGCCAACGACTACGAGTACTTCGCCACCCTCGCCTTCGCCCTGGACGGCGCGAACCGCGACACCCCCATGAACGCCCTCGCCTACACCCGGCGCGGCCCGCTCGGCGTCGTCGCCGCGATCACCCCCTTCAACTTCCCCCTCATCCTGGCCGGTTCGAAGATCGCCCCCGCCCTCGCCGCCGGCAACACGGTCGTCCACAAGCCCGCCGACGAGACCCCGCTCAGCGCCCTGTACATGGCCGACCTGTTCCAGCGGGCGGGCGTGCCCGACGGCGTGGTCAACGTCGTCACCGGCAGCGGCCCGGTGGCGGGCGAGGCACTGCTGCGCCACCCCGGCGTCGACAAGATCGCCTTCACCGGTTCCACCGCCGTCGGCCGGCACGCCGCGAGCATCGCCGGCGAGAACCTCAAGCCGGTGACCATGGAACTCGGCGGCAACGCGGCGCACCTCGTCTTCGAGGACGCGGACCTGGAGAAGGCGGTCGGGGCCGTCATCAAGGGCTTCGTCTTCAACACCGGCCAGTTCTGCATGGGCGGCCCGCGTCTGCTGGTGGCCCGTCCGGTCTACAGCACGCTGCTGAACATCCTCGCCGAGGCGGTGCCGGGCGTGCCGGTGGGCGACCCCCGGCGGCCGGAGACCGTCGTCGGCCCGATGGCGGGGGAGAAGCACCTGTGCAAGGTCGAGGAGTACGTCGACCTCGCGCGGAAGGAGGGCGCCCGCATCGTCTGCGGCGGTGAGCGCCTCGACCTCGACGGCGGGTACTACTACCGGCCCACCGTCATCGCGGATCTGGCCAACGACTCCCGGGTCGTGCAGGAGGAGATCTTCGGACCGGTCCTCACCGTCCAGCCCTTCGACGACGAGGACGAGGCCGTCGCGCTCGCCAACTCCACGCCGTACGGCCTGGCTGCGGGCGTCCAGACCGGCAACCTGGCCCGCGCGCACCGCGTCGCCGACCGCCTCCAGGCCGGCATCGTCTGGGTCAACGACTGGGCGATGCTCGACCCGGCCGTCCCCTTCGGCGGCGTCAAGGACTCCGGCTTCGGCCGCGAGTACGGCCCCGAGGCGCTCCAGTCGTACACCAAGGTCAAGTCCGTCGTCGTCTCGCTCGACTGA